The nucleotide window ACcttgttttttagtttattgAGGTTGGCAACACTGTTATCAAGTATCAGTTGAAAATTGTCAGCGGATACGTCGATTTTAAATGACGAAATATCcctgttgtatttgaaattaaatttacggatgtctgtatcttccgtttttaatttcgacgagatGTAACTTTTTATATCGTCGACTGTCGTATCTGCAACATGTCTCGAGATAAAAATTGCCTTTTTCCGTGGTATTACAACTAAGTTGTTATTAGCTGACTTGGAGGTATTTGGAAGCGGATCTTGCGAAGTTTTCCGCTTACCGTGTTCAGTAACAGTTTTCTCTGTGTCTGGAGCGGACGGAACCTTCTCTCCTTGAGGACAAGGGGATGCAAGGTTAATGAGGTCAATAGTGAGTGGAGGCAATCTCTTTAAGGAAGATACAGTGGTATCTTCATCAGACGGACGTTTACGTTTAGCTAAAGGTTTTGGATTCTCTTCCCACACATTTTGGCATTGAAATGATTGAAATATCGTTTCATAATGCCTAAATTTTTCAGTAAGGGTTTCAAGCTCTCGACCAATCTCCTTGAAACCATTGCACGCCtgattaaaaactttaaacaattcTATTTCTGTTGGTTTGCATTTTAAGCAAAACCAGCGCAAGCCCTTACCGCCGCGAATAGAATCCAATAACCTACCTGTCAGTCCAGCACATTTAAGATGGACAAGCCCATCACAAAGCAAGCAAGTTGCCAGATTGATTTGGCAAgccctttatatacattttatcaTTCTAACGGAGAATTTTACTATTAAATTTGAGGACGTGTAGGTagcaaaattttttgtgttgGCCAAAGGGCTAGGTGTacatagaaaattataaaatcctTAGGTTATAAACTCAATCACTTCTTTCTTACCTGTGTGTAATACCAATACACTATGgtctgaaattcaaattttttggcataaatccaaaaattattttttcttatttcaaaaaaataggtACGCAGTATTAATTGAGACATTTCAGTGgtctaaaatatacaaaaaattatttggatatggcaactctgttctaAATATGAGCTGTAAAACATGATGCTtctgaagcaacaacaaacttgTAAACAGTTCAgtaaaatattgtaagaaaacAGCTGTTCGATAatagtcaaaaagaaaaaaaaaagaaataaatttataatggaAGAATATAAGAAAGGTAtctattttttaacttaatgacaaaaaaatgtGGTTTTTTGTGTTATATCTGTATAGTGTGGAGTTTTGTTTGATAGCTTTTTTAACCGAAAATTTCGTATTAACCTGTGTTCTGTGGAGTGAAAGTTGTGTGTATTGTTCCAGATTTTTATGTTCGGTGGAAGTTTGGGGTATGTTCTTTAAAATCATGTATGTAACATTGACCCGTTTTTGCCCcatttaagtatatttgtaattttcagcAACCTTTAAATTCCAACACGAAGAAATGCTTGGAGTTTGGATAGAGGGCGATCGCAAAACTAATGTTATTTTGGATTgggtttttaaagaaatttatactATTGAGttaagtttaaagaaaaaagatgaaataagaaaaaaatacaaaatttattagcatatgttagccaaaaattttcaaaatgtaatCGTATGGTTAATAGATTTAAAGGGAAATACCCCCAGTGGGTTTCCGCAACAactattattgaaatttctgaaaatgattttgaaaaaccCTGTTCAAGTAAAGCAGGACGACCAAAGGTTAGCTACACAGATGCAAAAGATCGGCTTAAGAGGAAGCTGGCAAGTGATCTTTCTTGTGAAagaaatgcaagaaaaaatacaagaaaaaataatatgactgATGTTTTCAATAGAGCAATGGATTCTTCAGACCCTGATTCCGATATATCGGAAGCAGACGTTGTGGAGAACGTTTTAGTTTTAGATACGGAATACTGTGATTTCGAATGATTTGCTTGgtacatataactttttatattatattcaagtgaatttaataaTTCTGTAACTTCTCTCTCATTTCAGATGTACAGTCAATGTTATTATAAAACTAATTGTTTCAGTAaaaacatatcgctcatttgctgcaagactggcataaatcaaaaaacgtgatttttgagttaatgctgcagaattgttcgttatatcatacttcatgttgagtgaaaaattcatatgaatacctcttatatgctccgtttgagaagagaatatatttcctgttttccgtgtaaggttggagtcagttgaaaacttttaacgcgttttctggaaaatcgatttttttgacttatgccggtcttgcagcaaatgagcgatatgtacaaatatttggataataaaattatttgaccaCTTTTGCCTatcatatgcaaatttttcattttatgaaaccaaatttttactATAGGTCCAAGGGAGGGAGAGTCCCTAGGAGTGGccgatttcaaatatttttggtatcgtTGATGCGTATTATAAGAATAACATATTTaccaattttcgtgaagatatcgcaATTTTTGGAGCTgaaattcaaacatttttactatAGGTCCAAGGGAGGTACCCCTGGAGAAtgaccgatttcatccattcttAGAATTTTTCTTAACTAAGTCATATATAACCTGTATGCGAAATTTCAATGGCCTAGTACCACTCCTTctaatttatgccaaaaaatttgaatttcagacCATAGTGCAATATAGCAAAGGAGTGAGTAATCAGCTTCACCCGTACCGACATTAGGTAATAAAcctaagttttttttattaagactCCATCTTTCGTTTAACGACTTGAGCCCAATAATTTCCTAAAGGTCAACAAATTTTTGCAGCATTATGTTTTAAAAGTTTCAGAAACAGATTGACcgtttttatggaaaaactgAGCCTCTCGCTGTCATGCTGTTAGAAAAACGCAtaacagtaaattctgagtggtacattTTTtagccagttgtctttcaagtaatcaggaaaaccaaccgtCAAAGACGGTTAAGTCTTCACCAGGACAATGCCAGATCGACTGAAACAACTtcatttttgagcacttaaaGCATCGGTTTGAAGAGTAGTCCACCGTAAAGTCTTAACTTCAGAATCAATCAGAAGGCtaaaagtgcttcgacaattggttcTAACGCATGTAAACATTGTAtggatcttaatggagaataaaaaaaaaaaaaaaagaaaaaacgttaacttcggctgcaccgaagctaatatacccttcacaggtgtatttcttttagtaactacgTTCAGTtcatatggaagctatatgctataataatccgatctgaacaatttttgcggAGAtccgtgaagataccacgtcaaatgcgaaaatgTTCCacacaagcccttgattccgatcgttcggtttgtatggcagctatatgctatagtgagccgatctgaacaatttctttcgatATTACATTATCGATATTGTTATATATCgttaaatgaggaagtttcGTAGGCAAACATATAATTCCGatcactcagtttgtatggcagctacatgatatagttaaccgatctgaaaaattttttcggcgAAAACATTGTTGCTtcagaaaataatctataccaaatttcgtgaatatatctggtcaaatgcaagagttttccatataagaactttttccgatcgttcagtttgtatggcagctatatgctatagtaatccgatctgaacaatttcttcggagattacattgttgccttagaaaataatctataccaaatttcgtgaatatatcttgtcaaatgtgaaagttttccatacaagaacttgattccgatcgttcagtttgtatggcagctatatgctatagtggtccgatatcggcagttccgacaaataagcagcttcttgaagagaaaatgacatttgcaaaatttaaaaacgatatcacaaaaactgggagactagttcgtatatacatatacagacagacaaacggacagacggtcatggctaaatcaactctgctcaacatactgatcatttatatatacactttatagggtctccgacgcttccttctgggtgttacaaacttcgtgacaaacttaatataccctgttcaggatataaaaatatagcagaactgctttaattttaatttaatctgaagttattaatttattacgCATAGTCTATTTAATATACCGTTACAGATGCTTTTAAATCTATAGTTAACCGAAACTGATTATTATGCTGTTACTAGCTATATAAAATCGAacgaaatataaagaaattaacttaaaatgtaataaatattatatattaagctAGATGAGATCATAAACATATTCATCACACACCACTGGAATATAATTGAAGTCTTTAAGTTCGAGTAATTTGTTTaagggtatacatatgtattattgaaAAGAATTTCATCCTTGGGTTGTGGTTTGTTTAGATGTCTGTTGCCGAATGCATTCTATTATTCTATCCATACATGTGATATCCTGGGTATATATTTGGGCCTTGTTTCCATCGAACCGTGGAAGAGCTTTAAATAACGCCAAATCTTTCTCTATTGGGTTATTTACACTGCTGGTCATTAGGTTAGACGCTCGTTTACTTGCATtacaattgttttaatatttactattttattgaTGATTGAAAAAAAGTAGATATGCTTAAAAATTGGGTAGTTAATGatactttaaatataatattcaaatgattatatcaacttaacaaaattgtgtattttcaaacatttattaaagCTACTTAAAAAAAGGTGCATTTTTCTTAGTCATTAGAATAGATGCACTTagacttttaaatttgtttaggaaaattattatttcttaacttAAATTTCTAGTTCGTGtaattacttaatttattagaaacaaaaaaatttaatttcagtaaGGACTACTGCCTCCTTTCTTAGTAATAGCTTCATATAGGCGGTccttcatcgaatgataaaggCAATCTATGTAGGTCAAGAAAATTTCGCCAGGTCATAACATTAACGTCTTGATTCGAAATAAATGACTTTACTACTCGAAGGAGGTTATGAATAGGAGCATTGTCCTGTTCAAAAATCCAACAAATAGGTCCATAGAGATCACTTAATATTGGAAATACGGATTCCAACAATGTTTTGAAGCGATCGCCGTTCATCGTCCGATCGATAACAATCAAGTAAATTTCTCCATAAAACATGATGGCAGCTCACACCATGATTTCATCTTCTGGTCTATGGTGGACACATATATGTAGCTCATTTTTCCACAAATCggtataatattattgaaagcaATAAGGGccatctaaattaaaaaaaagtctacTTTTTCAAGTTCTAATAAGCTAAGTAAAGCagtttttctcatttttaccttAAACtgtggttcgaaaaccatttaattgtttattttcaatagtttctcaataaaaaattattttaaatttgttttcttttggtgCCATTAGACTGCGTGACTGTGTTGTGTGACAAATACATactataaaaacaacattttagCAGCCTAACTCtgttttgttgcaattttcatGTAACCGCACCTTTCagcagaaataaaataaaaaaatgagaacAATCAATTAGTGTCTTTTCAAATAGTCCCCGAGGTAGCTATCTTGGCACGATTCTGTGcttgttatttattaacgaTGTTCAAATTAAAAGCCGAATTTtgtcaatttcatccccttcaaagtaagcCCCCCGCCTGCagtacacttatgccaacgaatttttcaGTCATcttagcacttggaaaaatcctctgTCGCGATGACCATCAGAACTTTCTTCGATTCAgattttatatcctcaattaagtcaaaacggtgtcctcggagtggtcatgtgaattttctgaacagccagaagttacacgaaggtaaatcaggtgAATGCGGTGGTTCGGCACAATATAccgtatgagatggtgcattatcgcacttctttgttcaataaattcagacatagtaaaaacgaataattcacttttagagcctcaaatactaatgaatattttgacgtgaactTTAGAAGAGATATCACTAACAGCACTACCACTtacttataaattaaaaattcacctttcaatttgatcacagtatcCGCTGTAGAAGAATTGAATTCTAAATGATAAAATCATATACTTCAAATGATGAAAGGTGTCTGTTGCAAacagatttaaataaaaaattaaaattaattggagCAATAGAGATGAGTTgccgttttagtttttttttttagaagaacCTGTAGACtgcttattttcaattattacaaATAGTTATTAGATACACATATCTCTAAATACAATACGGGACAGATTTCAGAAATCTGGTGTCAAACGCAACAGCATTATATTCACACATCTTTCAGAAACACATACTGAAACAACATTACATTTGGCACAGGAAAACATAAAAAGCGATTGAAGAAATATTATACTTACAGTTGAGTCAACGTTTATATTGTTCAACCATTTGAGACGTGCTTAGTTAGAAAATTCGAAACAATTATTCAAATAAGTGTAAAGCACTCACAAAAAGGTACGGGTTTATTAGTGTTTCTCGGCTCATGGACTTGTTGTTTTTAAGTGCTTTACAGATAACCTGAATGCCATTAGAatgataaaattgtatataaagggtTTTCTTAAGTCTGCTGAAATGTTCTACACCAAGAATAACCATTATTGGACACTTCAAAAAGACAAAGATccgaaatattatataaaaacagaCTCTGTATTCAATGGAAGCAAGAAAACCATATGCTACTTTAGATTGGTgatcacaataaaaaaaacgccATTTCATTCCAATATACCTGGAGGTACCTTCCAGCGGAATATGTGGGAAATTTAACCACAAGTTACCATGAGAGATATCAGGCTATAACAGTCAACACGGGAGGTCGGTATTGAATAAACGTAAGCTATAACAAACCGTTTGTATTTTACACATATATAAGACTTTTCTCTAATAAACACTAactaaattttggaaaatgacgttattttttgaaaacacacTGAGAATCCATAGAAgagaataaatacatattcacatatttaaaaaagctttattcCTTTACGCAccgaatatttaatttatcacgGCATTTATGCATTTTCCAACGAGCGACTGTGTAAGCCCGAGTTTGTCCTTTCCGAGATGACGGTACGGTGATTTAGACTGTGTTCAAAAGCGACATTTAACCCTGGAAAGTCATGCCTCGTCGTTTCGACGACGCGAGTGTTTATTTTACCGTTATCGCACTGTTCCATTGTTTGTACAGTGCCTATTTTTTTTACAGCGTTAGTCGCTGTTGAGCTGTTCATGTTTGCAATTGGTTGGCTTCGTACGATCTGTGTAAGTATCTATTTTTTAAACAGGCGTAGTCGAAAAGACGAACGATGAACTTTGTGTGAGTTTTTCGTTCCGaagttatttttcttgtttatttatctGTTTGGTTTGTATAGTTGTAATACAAGATGAGTGGCagcaaaatttatattgacgaagaaattgaaaaatttcttgcAATGAGCGACGACGAGAATGGATTAGACGATGAGTTAGGGCATGCAAGTTCTTCAGAAGAAAGAACTGACGATGAGTTAGACAACAGCGAACTAGAATCTGATGCAGAAATCGAAGAAAACGAAAGCTTAGGGGATGCAAGTTCTTCAGAAGAATCAACTGACCTAGATGAAGATAACATACCTTTACATTTATTGAGAGCCAAgtcaaatataattaattttaataaatctattttacGGGGCAAAAATAAACATAAGTGGTCAACAAAAAAGGGAAAATCTTATCGTTATGGTCTAAATGTAGTACATAAAGCTCGAGGACCAACACACCACTGCAAAAATATAACAGACCCACTGAAATGCTTCCAAATGTTCATTACACCAGAGATCgtggaagaaattgttcaatggACAAACATTGAAATTGCTAATCGGCAGTCCATCTTACTTGCAACTGCAGATGAAGCTCAAAGAAAAGTAACttgttcaaatgaaatttcTGCCTTAATTGGACTCTTGGTACTAACAGCAGTCAAGGAAGATCAGCACCTGTCTGCAGATGAATTGTTTGACAGATCTTATGGTAGAATAACATATATTTCGATAATGACAAAAGCAAGGTTCAAATTTCTTATGTCGTGTCTTCGATTCGACGATAAATCTGCACGCCTTCAAATAGTTGAAGACAAATTTGCCCCCATTAGAAAAATTTGGGAGATGTTCATTCAAAAGTGCCGGGAAAATTATACGCCTGGAGAATACCTTACGATTGACGAGCAACTACTGGCGTTCAGGGGAAAATGTAGCTTCCGGATGTACATTCCAAACAAGCCAGCAAAATATGGACTCAAAATGGTGATGATATGTGATAGCGGTACAAAGTACATGGTTGATGCTATGCCGTATTTGGGAAAAGGATCAAACAAAACAACCTTTCCACTTGGTGAGTACTACGTAAAAGAGTTGACTAAAACTGTACATGGTTCAAATAGAAACGTTACAATGGACAACTGGTTTAGTTCGATTCCTCTTGCTAAATCACTGTTATGCGAACCATATAAGCTAACAATGGTTGGAACTCTACGTTCTAATAAGCGAGAAATTCcgagtgaaatgaaaaatgtaaaaggtCGTAAGTGTAATACGTCAATGTTTTGCTATGATAATGAGCTGACGCTTCTATCATATAAGCCGAAGCCGAGTAaggtaatatatttattatcatccTGTAATGAGGAAGGAGCAGTAAACCCCAAATCAAATAAACCCTACATGATcgaattttacaacaaaatgaaAGGAGGCGTTGATACCTTTGACCAAATGTGTAGTGTCATGAGCTGTTCACGCAAAACCAACCGATGGCCAATGTGTCAATTTTTTGGTATATTGAATATGGCTTTTATTAACAGCTACGTTATTTATTCACACAAcgcatttcaaataaataaaaaacctcTCAGTCGTTctgcttttatgaaaaaattacattctGCCCTTATTCAAAGTAATTTGACAAACAGACTTGAAGTACCAGCATTGTCTACGTCGTTGCGATCAAATATTGAAAGTTGTGTTTCTTTTGATGAAAATGCCACAGATACTAACCgccaaaaaaatgtaacaaaaaagagaaagatTTGCGCAATTTGTCCGCCTGCTAAGAGACGGATGACGAAATCATTTTgtgcaaaatgtaaaaaaagtctTTGTGGGGAGCATAAAATAGAACTTTGTGCCTCTTGTACAAAATGAGAACTTTCATTCCGTaaagtattttatgttttcagttaatagtattatctttatgaaaaaataccaTTCAGTGAAAATATGTTACtaattgtttagtttttttaagtttcgtaGTTTGCATTTTGTACAAAAGCCGAATGAATCAGagctgtgaaaattttatttatttaataaaagatttaagaaaaactgtttgatattgttttatttagaaGATATATAAACCAGGTAATGTGAATATATTGATTTTAGTAGGTTTTGATAGGTAGGATAATATATTAAGGACTTTGAGTAATGCCGTCGTCGAATCGACGAGGGATGACCTTTACGTTATAAAAACAGCGATGACCTTCTAGGGTTAAGATGAAAGCACTGGTTTAGGTATGTGAATACAGCGAACTGCTTATATTTGTATACAGAAAGTTTAAGTGAAGCACTATGTAGAATCTCGTAAGAGTACAAGCTTCTCATTGGCTTAGGTAGAAGCTGGAAATGtgtcaaaattatcaaaaaaagtgATGAATTTTTTCAGCTATAATCCGTTTGAACTTACAAGATTAAAATCACTTCCGGATGCAGAGAAAGCAGCAGCTCAAATTTGCTCGCTTTAAAGTTGTGGTACTTGTAAGAAGTTTTtaaactcttgcaacatgttgctacagagtataataatttgGTTCACCTTACGGTTGTACGTATTATCCAAAACTTAGTGAGGTAAAAAAAACGAATGTAATAGATTTATAagaattgtatatacataaattataaacGAGTATATGAcatttatttcgtttaaaattcgAATTTTCTTAACCGTTAAGTTATTCAAGGCGCGTTCCACAGTAAACAGGACtataaaacaaatgtttttttcggcaaaatcaatttattttattcaaaatagtctccttctgctgcAATACAGCgttttgcatggtccaaaagcatgtcgaacgagtgtttcagCATTGCGTTTTTCCGATCCAGCATTGCCACATCAGGTGAATACGaagagtggttaatggttaaaatgtgatttttggtcaaataatcgtccttcgtaTGTTGAGCtatgaacaatttttgatcttcagtcaatttgtgcggaacaaaccgtgaaaacacctttcgtaaacccaaatgttcggtcaaaatgcgataaatcaatgttttggagatgttcaattccatttccaagaatttcaatgatgattttggtttatttttgatgaattcacccACAGTTTCCTCACGACctctttgaaaacgttgaaaccactcgtgcactctgctacggaatAGACAATCATCGTTTcataaattgaaatgtttcgatgcaagttttaccaattttaaaacaaaatttaatgttggctcttagttcgaagctcattttagcaccgataacacaaacatactgacacttaaaacgcaataatttcacttctaatcaatgaaatgtcatgaaattctcactggacaatcgataaagtaGAATACATCTGCAACAGCAAAAGAAAATGTCCTTTGTCAAATTTAATAAGAGCAAATAATTAAACCAGACCGAAATATGAGATAATATAGTAGcaataatacatattatttgttgagtatcattttgaaattaagggaccaatttttattaaaagaaaagctttgtatgaattaaaataaagtttgcttgaagaagaaatttgtttataaaaaagtatataaaagtattaacgtaatacaaaatatttcatcatcatcatcaacattgcttggaatttattttttatgtgctaTACTCCATGtcttgttcgagcatttcgactggtaactggcgaatgacacatgATGATGTTTGGCTCCAAGGCttaaataaatccattgattaatgcgataTGTATGAAATGGCGCCATCgggttgaaaccaaatatcgctgagatcacgagcttcaatttcaagcatcaaatacTCGGTTATCATGACCTTTACGTTCTCGCCAAcataattttttgagaaatatgAACCTATGATTCCACCAGTTtacaaccacaccaaaccgttatttttttccTGATAAAAGGACAGCACTTGAATTTTCGTCTCAAAAGCGGATACTTgctgtttacatatccattgagtcagaaatgggctTAAACGCTGAACAACATTTGGATCATAAAAGTCGTATCTTCTGCATCGTGGTTTAGTTGATGATGATGTTGTGAAAAGTATGCTCTGTAGTTGAAAAGTACCACTTCttgaatcacccgttagatataCGGCCGCATTAAACCCCTAATTAACtgcttacaattatttttactcCACTGTATGTAAAACTGAACGCGATGCACTTTGCTGCGTGTAATTTCGGATTAAATTTTACCTTTTCGAGctatctttttatactctcgcaacaaagttgctaagaagagtattatagttttgttcacataacggtcgTTTGTAAgtccaaaaactaaaaaaagtcagcagtaacttcagtaaaaattgagatatcatgatgcgACTTGGTAAACGTTTTCCTTGGATCCATACGAAGGTTAAGTTCGATgttgggcaaaatcggcccaccgccacgcccacaaaatggcgaaaaccgaaaacttataaagtatCATAACTAAGCCGTAAAATAAAGACATTAAAgtacaaaggatcgcattagagaggggca belongs to Bactrocera dorsalis isolate Fly_Bdor chromosome 1, ASM2337382v1, whole genome shotgun sequence and includes:
- the LOC125780342 gene encoding piggyBac transposable element-derived protein 4-like, with the translated sequence MSGSKIYIDEEIEKFLAMSDDENGLDDELGHASSSEERTDDELDNSELESDAEIEENESLGDASSSEESTDLDEDNIPLHLLRAKSNIINFNKSILRGKNKHKWSTKKGKSYRYGLNVVHKARGPTHHCKNITDPLKCFQMFITPEIVEEIVQWTNIEIANRQSILLATADEAQRKVTCSNEISALIGLLVLTAVKEDQHLSADELFDRSYGRITYISIMTKARFKFLMSCLRFDDKSARLQIVEDKFAPIRKIWEMFIQKCRENYTPGEYLTIDEQLLAFRGKCSFRMYIPNKPAKYGLKMVMICDSGTKYMVDAMPYLGKGSNKTTFPLGEYYVKELTKTVHGSNRNVTMDNWFSSIPLAKSLLCEPYKLTMVGTLRSNKREIPSEMKNVKGRKCNTSMFCYDNELTLLSYKPKPSKVIYLLSSCNEEGAVNPKSNKPYMIEFYNKMKGGVDTFDQMCSVMSCSRKTNRWPMCQFFGILNMAFINSYVIYSHNAFQINKKPLSRSAFMKKLHSALIQSNLTNRLEVPALSTSLRSNIESCVSFDENATDTNRQKNVTKKRKICAICPPAKRRMTKSFCAKCKKSLCGEHKIELCASCTK